The Fibrobacter sp. UWB2 genome window below encodes:
- a CDS encoding methylated-DNA--[protein]-cysteine S-methyltransferase, giving the protein MKFNDPKFTKISHRNVWGEWTFIFEGSKLCGLKFRETSDEVKATPSNVQACAYASPDMETELNSRVRSAYRKAVNELNLYLAGKICEFSIPIKIYGTDFQKKVLEVTRHIPYGKTCTYKQVAEAVGHPQAVRAVGNVLHNNPIQVVIPCHRVIDSRGRLSGYALGVSLKRRLLCMEGAIPNELMLE; this is encoded by the coding sequence ATGAAGTTTAATGACCCGAAATTCACAAAGATAAGCCACCGGAATGTCTGGGGCGAATGGACCTTTATCTTCGAAGGATCCAAACTTTGTGGCCTAAAATTTCGGGAAACTTCAGACGAAGTAAAAGCGACTCCGAGCAACGTGCAGGCTTGCGCCTATGCAAGCCCCGACATGGAAACTGAATTAAACAGCCGCGTTCGCAGCGCCTACCGCAAGGCCGTGAACGAACTTAATTTGTACCTCGCAGGCAAAATCTGCGAGTTTTCTATACCCATAAAAATCTACGGCACCGACTTCCAAAAAAAAGTTCTCGAAGTCACACGCCATATTCCATATGGTAAAACTTGTACGTACAAACAAGTTGCCGAAGCCGTCGGACATCCGCAAGCAGTCCGTGCTGTCGGAAACGTACTACACAACAATCCGATTCAAGTCGTCATCCCCTGCCACCGCGTGATTGATAGCCGCGGTCGCCTGAGTGGCTACGCGCTTGGCGTCAGCCTAAAAAGAAGGCTACTCTGCATGGAGGGAGCCATTCCAAATGAATTAATGTTGGAATAA